The genome window GCTTTTTGATAATCTGAGAATTCTTCAAAGTTTAATCCAATGAGATTATAAGCCTTCGATGCGATTAAGTCATCGTTATTTTTTGTAGCAATAATTAAGGCTTTTTGAGCAAAATCGAGAGATTTTTTTGTTTCGAGTTTAAGAAAACTTTGCCCCGCTTTTTTTAATAACTCTTTCGCTTCTTTATTCGTTGAATTAGTAGTCTGTGCTTTAATTATTACAGAACTAATACAGAGTAAAATAACAAATAAAAAACGTTTTGAAGTTATCATGTAACCGTTTTAAAATAATTTTATTTATAAAACACTAAAGTAAAAAAAAATCCTGACTAAATCAGGATTTTTTAACAAATGTTTATCTAGTAAGTTTTTTGTACTTGATTCGTGTTGGAACCACATCTTTTCCTAAACGTTTTTTCTTATTTTCTTCGTATTCAGAGAAACTTCCTTCAAAGAAATATACTTGAGAATCACCTTCAAAAGCCAAGATATGAGTACAAACTCTATCTAAAAACCATCTATCGTGCGAAATAATAACCGCACAACCTGCAAAGTTTTCCAAACCTTCTTCTAAAGCACGTAAAGTATTAACATCTAAGTCATTCGTAGGCTCATCTAATAACAATACGTTTCCTTCTTCTTTTAAAGTCATGGCTAAGTGAAGTCTATTACGTTCTCCACCTGATAAAGTAGCTACTTTTTTGTTTTGATCGCTTCCGCCAAAGTTAAAACGAGATAAATACGCTCTTGAATTTACTTGTCTTCCGCCCATCATGATTAATTCTTGACCATCGCAGAAGTTTTCCCAAATTGATTTGTTTACATCAATATTTGCATGAGATTGGTCAACATAAGCGATTTTAACAGTATCACCAATTGTGAATGAACCTGAATCTGGAGTTTCTTCTCCCATAATCATTCGGAAAATGGTTGATTTACCAGCACCGTTTGGACCAATAATTCCAACAATTCCCGCTTGAGGCAATACAAAATTCAAATCATCATATAATAATTTATCACCAAAAGCTTTTGCAACTCCTTTAGCTTCAATAACATTAGTTCCTAAACGAGGCCCATTTGGAATGTAGATTTCTAATTTTTCATCTAACTCTTTTTGGTCTTCGTTTAATAATTTATCGTAGTTCTGTAAACGAGCCTTTTGTTTTGTTTGACGCCCTTTTGCACCTTGACGAACCCAATCCAACTCACGTTCTAATGTTTTTCTACGTTTTGAAGCTACTTTTTCTTCTTGCTCCATACGTTTTGATTTTTGATCTAACCAAGAAGAATAGTTTCCTTTCCATGGAATACCTTCTCCTCTATCCAATTCTAAAATCCAACCAGCAACATTATCTAAGAAATAACGGTCGTGCGTTACTGCGATAACAGTTCCAGAATATTGTTGTAAGTGTTGTTCTAACCAAAGTACAGACTCAGCATCTAAGTGGTTAGTAGGCTCATCTAATAATAAGACATCAGGTTGTTGTAATAATAAACGACATAACGCAACACGACGTTTTTCTCCCCCTGATAAAACTGAAATTGGTGTATCTGCTTCTGGCGTACGTAAAGCATCCATAGCAATTTCTAATTTGGTATCAATTTCCCAAGCACCACAAGCATCAATTCTATCTTGTAATTCTGCCTGACGATCCATAAGCTTTTGCATTTTATCTGCATCTTCATAAACTTCTGGCAAACCAAAATCGTCATTAATTTTATTGAATTCTTCTAATAAAGAGAAAATCTCCGCAGCACCTTCGCGAACTACTTCTATTACTGTTTTAGATTCGTCTAATTGTGGCTCTTGTTCTAAGTAACCAACAGTGTATCCTGGAGCAAAAACTACATCTCCTTGATAGTTTTTATCTACACCTGCAATAATTTTTAATAATGATGATTTACCAGCACCATTTAAACCCAAAATACCAATTTTAGCTCCATAAAAGAAACTTAAATAAATATCTTTTAATACAGTTTTATTTGAACTAGAGTAAGTTTTAGTTACTCTAGACATCGAAAATATGACTTTCTTATCGTCTGACATGATATATGTTTTGTTTGATTTTTGTTTAAAATTTTAAATATGTTGTTTTTTTATACTCTACCTTTTAAAGCATTAAAAACCCAAGCAATGGCAAAGAAACCAACACCAACTGCTGCAAATCCCCATCCGGCAACATCTGCATAACGGTAAATTCCTAAACCTATTAAAAGTAACCCCATTAAAATCATAATGAAAGTAGCCCAAGCCAATATTGTATTTTTATTCATTCCCATAATCTAAGTATTTTTAACTAAAGTTTTGTAAAATTTAGGACTGCGAAGGTACAAATTTTAAAACTTTTTATGCTTCGTATTAATTAAAAATCTTTATCAACATTTCCTTTAATAAATCATGCTGTGAAATTGAAGCTGCACCAACTCCTTTACTTTTCAAATCAATTTCTCTTAAACTTGCTACTATTGCACTTACTTTTTTCATTGGGTAATTTCTAAAAGCAACTTCATAATCCTTAATAAAATAAGGACTTACTTTTAAAACTTTAGCAGCGTTAAACTGTGATTTATCTTTTAAACCATGATATTGAAGCAATTGAGAAAAGAATCCAAATACTAATCCTGTAGTAATTACTAACGGATTGTCTTTTGGATTTTGCGAAAAATGGTCAATAATTTTATACGCTTTCAATTGGTCTTTTTCACCAATAGCTTTTCGTAATTCGAAATTATTATAATCTTTGCTAAAACCAATATTCTCTTCTATGTCTTTTGGAGTATAAGTGTGGCCTTTTGGTAAAATAATTTTAAGTTTATCCAACTCATTACTTATTTTAGACAAATCGGTTCCTAAAAATTCAACTAAAATAGCAGCAGCTTTTGGTTCAATATTATAACCTTGACCAGATAAAACACGTTTAATCCAATCGCCAACCTGATTTTCATATAATTTTTTACTCTCAAAAACTACACCTGTTTTTTCAAGAATTTTGGTTACTTTTTTACGCTTATCTAAAGTCTTGTATTTGTATGCAAAAACCAAAACGGTTGTAGGTTGTGGATTATCTGCATAAGCTTCTAACTTTTCAATATGACGAGATAACTCCTGTGCTTCTCTAACAACCACTACTTGACGGTCTGCCATCATTGGAAAACGTTTAGCATTTCCTACAACATCTTCGATAGTAACATCTCTACCATACAAAATAGTCTGATTAAAATCGCGCTCATGTTCTTGTAAAACATTTTCCTCAATAAATTCTGTTAACTTATCAATATAATAAGGCTCATCACCCATAAAAAAGTAAATGGGTTTAATATTTCCGGCTTTTATATCTTTTGTAATTTGAATTACTTCGTCCATTCTTTTAAGTATTCAGAGTTCAGTGGTAGTTGACAGTTAGCTTAAAATAACTATTTTTGCCTCATGCAAAATTTGAATTTTCCAAACTATTTCTTTCGGTTCAAAAATAGTGAAAATAAAGTGTCTATTTTTGATGAAATCAGAAAAAAATTTATTCTTCTTACTCCAGAAGAATGGGTGCGTCAGCATGTAGTTCAGTTTTTGTTACAAGATAAAAAATATCCAAAATCGTATATAAACGTTGAGAAATTAATTAAGATTAACGATTTAAGCAAACGATATGATGTTGTTGTTTTTCAACCTAATGGAGAGATATTTTTATTAATCGAATGTAAAGCTCCAGAAGTTCCAATATCCCAACAAACATTTGACCAAATTGCGCGTTATAATTTAGTTTTGAAAGCTAAATATTTAATGGTTACTAACGGACTAAATCATTATTTTTGCCAAATGGATTTTGAAAACGAAAAATATGTTTTCTTGAAAGAACTTCCTGAATATTCAATTTAATAATGGAAAAACGCGATTTAATACAAGCCGAAATTGAAAAATTAGGATTCTTTTTACAACGATTATTAGCCATTTTTTTAAAAGGAAATTCGGCAGGTAATTCAGTTGAAACATATGATTTAGTTACGAATGAATTTAAGAATGAATTGGATTTTGATTTACCTTTATTTGTTTCTCTCTCAAATGTTGAAATGAAAAAATATCTTTCAAATTTTAAATTTAACGAACAAAACTTGGAAAAATTAGCTGATTTGTTAGCTGAAATGAATTCTTCTAAAGCCTATTTAATAAGATCTTTTGAATTACTGAATTTGGCAGATGAACTTTCAAACTCCTTTTCATTTGAAAGAAATAGCAAAAAAATAAAAATTCAACAATTACTTAATCAATAATCACTTGAAAAAAATAGCAGTAGTCATATTAAATTGGAATGGTGCAAAATTGTTAGAACAATTTTTACCTTCGGTAGTTGCATTTTCAGATGAAGCCAATATTTATGTAGCCGATAATGCTTCAACTGATAGTTCAATTGAAGTCATTAAAACTCAATTTCCTTCAGTTAAGATAATTCAAAATACCGATAATTTTGGATTTGCAAAAGGATATAATGAAGCTTTAAAATATGTCGAAGAAGAACATTATGCTTTAGTAAATTCAGATATTGAAGTTACTGAAAATTGGCTTACTCCTATTTTAAATATATTTGAAAACGAACCTGAAACTGCAATTATTCAACCAAAATTACTGGATTTTAAAAAGAAAAACCATTTTGAATATGCTGGAGGAGCCGGTGGATTTATTGATAAGTTTGGTTATCCATTTTGTAGAGGTCGTATTTTTGATACCATTGAAGAAGACAAACATCAGTATGATGATGAAATCGAAATCTTTTGGGCTACTGGAGCATGTTTTTTTATTAGAAAAGATGTTTACCATCAATTAAAAGGTTTTGATGATGATTTCTTTGCGCATCAAGAAGAAATTGATTTGTGCTGGAGAGCTTTCAATAAAGGATTTAAAATAAAATACACACCAAAGTCTGTGGTTTATCATGTTGGTGGTGCTACTTTAAACGAAGGAAATCCAAGAAAAACCTTTTTGAATTTTAGAAATTCATTATTAATGTTGACTAAAAATCTTCCAAAGAATCAATTGTTTTCTATTATTTTTATTCGATTGTGTTTGGACGGATTAGCGGGAATTCAGTTTGTTTTGAAAGGAAAATTCAAACATTGTTTTGCTATTATTAAAGCTCATTTTGCTTTTTACAAGCTTGCTAATCAATATTATAAAAAACGAGAAACTATTCAGAAGCCAAATTATTTTAAATCAAAAAGTATCGTTTACAGTTACTTTGCCAAGAATGGCAAGGTCTTTGCAGATATTTTTTAACAATAGTTTAGGTTTAAAAAAGCTATTTTTTAACAATTTCCATTTAATTTTGTAAAAAAAAAGTAACGTATGAGAAGAGTAATGTTATTCGCCACAGTAGCTGCTATTTCATTAAGTTCATGTGTTTCAAAAAAGAAATACACCGAATTAGAAGCTAAAAACAAAGAAATTCAAGATTTATTAAACACTGCAACAGTAAAATTAAATACCTGTTTGACTGAAAGAGAAGCTTTGGCTCAACAAGTTGACTTCCTTAAGAAAAACAATACCGATTTAATTAACAATGTTGGTAATTTAACAACATTAACAACTAAAGGTGCTGAGAATCTTGAAAAATCTTTAGAAAGTTTAAAAGAAAAAGATTTAAAAATATCTCGTTTACAAGACGCTTTAACTAAAAAAGACAGTGTTACTTTAGCATTAGTTACAAGTTTAAAACGTGAAGTTGGAATCGACGATCCAGATATCAATATTAATATTGAAAAAGGAGTTGTAATGATTTCAATTGCTGATAATTTATTATTCAAATCAGGAAGTTACGAAGTTAGTGACAAAGCAAAAGGAGTTTTAGCTAAAGTAGCTAAAGTAATCAACAGTAAACCAGATTTTGAATGTATGGTAGAAGGTCACACAGATAATGTGCCAATTAAAAATGCTGTTTTATTAGACAACTGGGATTTATCGGTTAAAAGAGCGACTTCAATTGTTAGAGTTTTACAAAAAGACTTAGGAGTTAGTCCAAAACAATTAATTCCTGCTGGTAGAAGTTCTTATGTTCCTTTAGTGGATAACGATTCTCCAGCAAACAGAGCAAAAAACAGAAGAACTCGTATTATTATTATGCCTAAAATTGACCAATTCTACGATATGTTAGAAAAGGAAATGAAAAATTTAGAAGGAAAATAAATTTTCAAAAAATATAATAATATAAATATCAAAACACTTACTAAAGTTTAGTAAGTGTTTTTTTTATTCATTTGCTACGTGTTTAATTTTATACAAATTCATCACAAATGTAAATTTCGAACACATAAAATTAAAAAATAATCATTTTTTTTTATATTAATAAATAAAAAAACCAACCTTTTAACCTTTTTAATTGTTTTATAACGATAAAACCATTCGTAAACTAATTATTTTCATTAGATTTGAGAGAACTTAAAAAAATATAAAATTATGAAATGTAAAAAATTAATGTTTTATTTTTTGAGTGTTTATTTTATTGGTATAACCTTTATTGTAGCACAAAATTCGGTTAATGCTTCGGGAGGAAATCTTTCGGGAGCTAATGGATCAGTTTCTTATTCAGTTGGTCAAATGGTTTACACGACAAACTCAGGAACTAATGGATCTAATGCACAAGGTGTTCAACAACCTTATGAAATCTCCGAAGTATTATCTTCGATAGATTATTCAGAGTTAATTAGTGATTTGAAAATTTATCCAAATCCTTCCACTGATCATATTACAATAAACTTTATCAACTTAAATAATTTAAATCTTAGTCTTAAAATTATTGATATTAATGGGAAAGTTATAAAAAAAGAAGATTACTTACAAAACGAAACTACTATTGATGTTTCAAGCTATTCTTCAAATATCTATTTTCTCAATATAATGAATAAAGACAAATTAATCAAATCTTTTAAATTAATAAAAAAATAAAATTATGAAAAAATTATATACTCTTTTTGCATTCATATGCATTACCTATACAGCACAAGCTCAAACTCCAGAAATGATGAGTTATCAAGCAATAATTAGAGATGGTTCAGACGCGTTAATCATATCATCACCTGTGGGAATACAAGTGAGCATATTACAAGGCTCTTCAACAGGAACAGCAGTTTATGTTGAAACTCATTCAACAAGTACAAATGCAAATGGTTTAATAAGTATAGAAGTTGGAAATGGAAGTGTTGTATCTGGAAGTTTTTCTACAATCGATTGGTCAACTGGTTCGTATTTTATTTCGACTGATGTTGATCCTGCTGGTGGGACAAATTATACAATTAGTGGTTCAAGTCAACTATTGAGTGTTCCTTATGCATTATTTGCAAAAACTTCTGCTGGGGTTAATGGTCCACAATGGTCTACAAACGGCACAAATATTAATAATTCCAATACTGGAAGTGTAATAGTAGGTCCAAATGTTACTAATTCAAATTTAAATTTTGTAGTAACTAACAATACTAGTCCTAAAGCTGGTATAGGTAATCTT of Flavobacterium channae contains these proteins:
- the ettA gene encoding energy-dependent translational throttle protein EttA; protein product: MSDDKKVIFSMSRVTKTYSSSNKTVLKDIYLSFFYGAKIGILGLNGAGKSSLLKIIAGVDKNYQGDVVFAPGYTVGYLEQEPQLDESKTVIEVVREGAAEIFSLLEEFNKINDDFGLPEVYEDADKMQKLMDRQAELQDRIDACGAWEIDTKLEIAMDALRTPEADTPISVLSGGEKRRVALCRLLLQQPDVLLLDEPTNHLDAESVLWLEQHLQQYSGTVIAVTHDRYFLDNVAGWILELDRGEGIPWKGNYSSWLDQKSKRMEQEEKVASKRRKTLERELDWVRQGAKGRQTKQKARLQNYDKLLNEDQKELDEKLEIYIPNGPRLGTNVIEAKGVAKAFGDKLLYDDLNFVLPQAGIVGIIGPNGAGKSTIFRMIMGEETPDSGSFTIGDTVKIAYVDQSHANIDVNKSIWENFCDGQELIMMGGRQVNSRAYLSRFNFGGSDQNKKVATLSGGERNRLHLAMTLKEEGNVLLLDEPTNDLDVNTLRALEEGLENFAGCAVIISHDRWFLDRVCTHILAFEGDSQVYFFEGSFSEYEENKKKRLGKDVVPTRIKYKKLTR
- a CDS encoding CAL67264 family membrane protein; its protein translation is MGMNKNTILAWATFIMILMGLLLIGLGIYRYADVAGWGFAAVGVGFFAIAWVFNALKGRV
- the holA gene encoding DNA polymerase III subunit delta, translating into MDEVIQITKDIKAGNIKPIYFFMGDEPYYIDKLTEFIEENVLQEHERDFNQTILYGRDVTIEDVVGNAKRFPMMADRQVVVVREAQELSRHIEKLEAYADNPQPTTVLVFAYKYKTLDKRKKVTKILEKTGVVFESKKLYENQVGDWIKRVLSGQGYNIEPKAAAILVEFLGTDLSKISNELDKLKIILPKGHTYTPKDIEENIGFSKDYNNFELRKAIGEKDQLKAYKIIDHFSQNPKDNPLVITTGLVFGFFSQLLQYHGLKDKSQFNAAKVLKVSPYFIKDYEVAFRNYPMKKVSAIVASLREIDLKSKGVGAASISQHDLLKEMLIKIFN
- a CDS encoding type I restriction enzyme HsdR N-terminal domain-containing protein, whose product is MQNLNFPNYFFRFKNSENKVSIFDEIRKKFILLTPEEWVRQHVVQFLLQDKKYPKSYINVEKLIKINDLSKRYDVVVFQPNGEIFLLIECKAPEVPISQQTFDQIARYNLVLKAKYLMVTNGLNHYFCQMDFENEKYVFLKELPEYSI
- a CDS encoding glycosyltransferase family 2 protein; protein product: MKKIAVVILNWNGAKLLEQFLPSVVAFSDEANIYVADNASTDSSIEVIKTQFPSVKIIQNTDNFGFAKGYNEALKYVEEEHYALVNSDIEVTENWLTPILNIFENEPETAIIQPKLLDFKKKNHFEYAGGAGGFIDKFGYPFCRGRIFDTIEEDKHQYDDEIEIFWATGACFFIRKDVYHQLKGFDDDFFAHQEEIDLCWRAFNKGFKIKYTPKSVVYHVGGATLNEGNPRKTFLNFRNSLLMLTKNLPKNQLFSIIFIRLCLDGLAGIQFVLKGKFKHCFAIIKAHFAFYKLANQYYKKRETIQKPNYFKSKSIVYSYFAKNGKVFADIF
- a CDS encoding OmpA/MotB family protein, translated to MRRVMLFATVAAISLSSCVSKKKYTELEAKNKEIQDLLNTATVKLNTCLTEREALAQQVDFLKKNNTDLINNVGNLTTLTTKGAENLEKSLESLKEKDLKISRLQDALTKKDSVTLALVTSLKREVGIDDPDININIEKGVVMISIADNLLFKSGSYEVSDKAKGVLAKVAKVINSKPDFECMVEGHTDNVPIKNAVLLDNWDLSVKRATSIVRVLQKDLGVSPKQLIPAGRSSYVPLVDNDSPANRAKNRRTRIIIMPKIDQFYDMLEKEMKNLEGK
- a CDS encoding T9SS type A sorting domain-containing protein, translating into MKCKKLMFYFLSVYFIGITFIVAQNSVNASGGNLSGANGSVSYSVGQMVYTTNSGTNGSNAQGVQQPYEISEVLSSIDYSELISDLKIYPNPSTDHITINFINLNNLNLSLKIIDINGKVIKKEDYLQNETTIDVSSYSSNIYFLNIMNKDKLIKSFKLIKK